The proteins below come from a single Flavobacterium lindanitolerans genomic window:
- a CDS encoding exo-beta-N-acetylmuramidase NamZ family protein, which yields MISNMVFKNTALFLVLSILSCGNSFNTKARSEKPKAQDTIKSSKSSTAIAEIKTGADDWITYLPVLKKHKSIGIVANQTSIVNYNPNAKNRDELRTESATKSMHLVDWLVENKINVTKIYAPEHGFRGTADAGELIKDGKDTKTGIPIISLYGDNKKPKPEQLAGIDILVFDLQDVGARFYTYISSLHYIMEACAENKIKLLILDRPNPNGNTVDGPVLEKENSSFIGMHTIPVLHGMTIGEYGKMINGEKWLKNGIQCELSVVPCVNYTKDMSYSLPVRPSPNLPNDQSINLYASLCFFEGTNVSLGRGTEKQFQIYGSPFLPKTDFSFIPKPNLGSKDPLHNGKVCYGEDLSNAPKVKGIELKWLLKAYATTADKSKFFIPFFTKLAGTKKLQEQIEAGMTEADIKKSWEKGIEDFKKIRKKYEIY from the coding sequence ATGATATCAAATATGGTTTTCAAAAATACAGCTTTATTCTTGGTTTTGTCAATTCTTTCCTGCGGAAATTCATTTAACACAAAAGCAAGAAGTGAAAAACCAAAAGCTCAGGATACAATCAAAAGTTCCAAATCTTCTACTGCAATTGCTGAAATAAAAACCGGTGCTGACGACTGGATAACTTACCTCCCCGTTTTAAAAAAACACAAGAGCATTGGTATTGTTGCAAACCAAACCAGCATTGTTAATTATAATCCTAATGCAAAAAACAGAGACGAGCTTCGCACCGAATCTGCAACAAAATCTATGCACCTGGTCGATTGGCTGGTTGAAAACAAAATAAATGTGACCAAAATTTATGCTCCCGAACACGGATTTAGAGGCACAGCTGATGCAGGAGAATTAATAAAAGATGGAAAAGACACCAAAACCGGAATTCCAATAATTTCCCTTTATGGTGATAATAAAAAACCAAAGCCGGAACAATTGGCAGGAATAGACATTCTGGTTTTTGACCTTCAGGATGTGGGCGCCCGTTTTTATACTTATATCTCTTCCTTACATTATATAATGGAGGCTTGTGCCGAAAATAAAATAAAACTATTGATTTTAGACCGTCCAAATCCAAACGGCAATACCGTTGATGGCCCCGTTCTCGAAAAAGAGAACTCGAGTTTTATAGGAATGCACACGATTCCGGTACTTCACGGCATGACTATAGGAGAATATGGAAAAATGATAAATGGTGAAAAATGGCTTAAAAATGGAATTCAATGCGAATTGAGCGTGGTTCCGTGTGTAAATTATACTAAGGATATGAGCTACTCGCTCCCAGTGAGGCCTTCTCCAAACTTACCAAACGACCAATCCATTAACCTGTATGCCAGCTTATGCTTTTTTGAAGGCACGAATGTAAGCCTGGGAAGAGGAACAGAGAAGCAATTCCAGATATACGGCTCTCCTTTTCTTCCAAAAACTGACTTTAGTTTTATTCCCAAACCTAATTTAGGTTCAAAAGATCCGTTACATAATGGTAAAGTGTGTTATGGTGAAGATTTGTCGAATGCCCCAAAAGTAAAGGGTATTGAACTAAAATGGCTTTTGAAAGCCTATGCTACCACAGCTGATAAATCGAAGTTTTTTATTCCTTTCTTTACCAAATTAGCCGGAACCAAAAAGCTACAGGAACAGATTGAGGCCGGAATGACAGAAGCCGATATCAAAAAAAGCTGGGAAAAAGGAATTGAAGATTTCAAAAAAATAAGAAAAAAATATGAAATTTATTGA
- a CDS encoding YkgJ family cysteine cluster protein: MEQVIKNLPKLAKDKHNENKKYFDKLKKKAPKNIDYIMQELHDQEFKKTDCLKCANCCKTTGPLFTLADIERISKHFRQKPQQFIDQYLRIDEENDYVLQSVPCTFLDAENYCMIYDVRPKACREYPHTDRKKFQQISNLTLQNVAICPAAYNIVEEMKKRMPL; this comes from the coding sequence TTGGAACAAGTAATTAAAAATCTTCCAAAACTGGCCAAAGATAAGCATAACGAAAACAAGAAGTATTTCGATAAGCTTAAAAAGAAAGCGCCGAAGAATATTGATTATATCATGCAGGAATTGCACGATCAGGAATTTAAAAAAACAGATTGCCTGAAATGTGCCAATTGTTGCAAAACAACCGGACCGCTTTTTACTCTTGCAGATATTGAGAGGATTTCCAAACATTTTCGGCAGAAGCCACAACAATTCATCGATCAGTATCTTCGGATTGATGAAGAGAATGATTACGTACTTCAAAGTGTGCCGTGCACTTTTCTGGATGCTGAAAATTACTGTATGATTTATGACGTCAGGCCCAAAGCTTGCAGAGAATATCCGCATACGGATAGAAAAAAATTCCAGCAGATTTCTAACCTGACATTGCAGAACGTAGCAATTTGTCCGGCTGCTTATAATATTGTAGAAGAAATGAAAAAAAGAATGCCTTTGTAA
- a CDS encoding class I SAM-dependent methyltransferase: protein MKDLFGKAILDYQTNNSPENLITETSISEADEMSVAYLFRNYSTMPKIEKKAMNLAKGKVLDVGCGAGSHSLYLRDIKKMEVLPIDISDNAIQACRLRGLDNAKVQDVMQLDSNNSENKFDTILLLMNGTGICGRLNNMSGFLQQLKSLLTPTGQILIDSSDIIYMFDEDEDGGKWIPTERDYYGEITFTIYYKKEEEKPFDWLYVDYNTLQNAALANGLQCELVLEGDHYDYLARLTL from the coding sequence ATGAAAGACCTTTTTGGAAAAGCCATATTAGATTATCAGACAAACAACTCTCCGGAAAACCTGATTACTGAAACTTCAATTTCTGAAGCCGATGAAATGAGCGTTGCCTATTTGTTCCGAAATTATTCTACTATGCCAAAAATTGAAAAAAAAGCAATGAATCTGGCAAAGGGAAAAGTACTGGATGTAGGTTGTGGAGCCGGAAGTCATAGTTTATACCTTCGGGATATAAAAAAAATGGAGGTTCTTCCTATTGATATTTCTGACAATGCAATTCAAGCCTGTCGATTAAGAGGTCTTGACAATGCAAAAGTTCAGGATGTGATGCAGTTGGATTCCAATAATTCAGAAAACAAGTTTGACACCATACTGCTTCTGATGAATGGTACAGGAATTTGTGGGAGGTTAAATAATATGTCTGGCTTTCTGCAACAGCTGAAATCTTTATTGACACCAACAGGGCAAATTCTTATCGACTCTTCTGACATCATTTATATGTTTGACGAAGATGAAGACGGTGGAAAATGGATTCCGACTGAAAGAGACTATTATGGTGAAATTACTTTTACCATCTATTATAAGAAGGAAGAAGAGAAACCGTTTGATTGGCTGTATGTTGACTATAATACATTACAAAATGCTGCACTTGCCAATGGTTTGCAATGCGAACTGGTTCTTGAAGGCGACCATTATGACTATCTCGCCAGGCTGACTCTTTAA
- a CDS encoding aminotransferase class V-fold PLP-dependent enzyme, which translates to MKQLFLLDPSITFLNHGSFGACPKPIFEEYQRFQLELENEPVYFIQKKAETYLKKAKEKLSGYIGCQPEDFFFTPNPTVAINTVMRSLNLQPGDEILATNHEYGAMDKTWAYFCKKTGAKYVRQPISLPIVSKEQLLEDFWKGYNSNTKVVFINQISSATALIFPVREICKKAQELGLITIVDGAHVPGHIPLNIEEIDADFYTGTLHKWMLAPKGSSFLYVKKEFQDDLDPLVVSWGYNNETIAGTQFLDYHEYQGTRDISSFLCTPVVVDFLEINNWNEVAENCKEIVLNNYQRFCDLLNTTPICPITKEFLGQMASIPVSTDEPQKLKELLFEKYQIEIPVMPLNGDFYIRYSINAYNSQEDLDRLYEVLQEIIETTNLVKT; encoded by the coding sequence ATGAAACAGCTTTTCCTACTTGATCCATCCATCACTTTTTTAAATCACGGTTCGTTTGGCGCCTGCCCAAAACCGATATTTGAGGAATATCAAAGATTCCAATTGGAATTGGAAAATGAACCCGTTTATTTCATCCAGAAAAAAGCGGAGACATATTTGAAAAAAGCAAAAGAAAAACTGTCAGGATATATAGGCTGCCAACCCGAGGATTTCTTTTTTACACCCAATCCAACTGTTGCCATTAATACAGTTATGAGAAGCCTGAACCTTCAGCCGGGTGATGAAATCCTTGCTACAAATCATGAATATGGGGCAATGGATAAAACATGGGCATATTTTTGTAAAAAAACAGGTGCAAAATATGTACGCCAACCTATTTCCCTGCCAATAGTTTCAAAAGAACAACTATTGGAAGATTTTTGGAAAGGCTATAATTCCAATACTAAAGTTGTTTTTATAAATCAGATTTCCAGTGCAACGGCGCTCATTTTTCCGGTCAGGGAAATTTGTAAGAAAGCCCAGGAATTGGGATTGATAACTATTGTTGATGGGGCACATGTTCCGGGGCATATTCCTTTAAATATTGAAGAGATAGATGCTGATTTTTATACAGGAACATTACACAAATGGATGCTGGCACCAAAAGGGAGTTCGTTTTTGTATGTAAAAAAAGAATTTCAGGACGATTTGGATCCGTTGGTGGTGAGTTGGGGCTATAATAACGAAACAATAGCCGGGACACAATTTCTGGATTATCATGAATACCAGGGCACTAGAGATATCTCTTCTTTTTTATGTACGCCGGTAGTTGTTGATTTTCTCGAAATAAATAATTGGAACGAAGTAGCAGAAAATTGCAAAGAAATAGTTTTGAATAACTACCAGCGTTTTTGCGATTTGCTAAATACAACCCCAATATGTCCTATTACAAAAGAATTTTTAGGACAAATGGCAAGTATTCCGGTCAGCACCGACGAACCTCAAAAGCTAAAAGAACTGCTTTTTGAAAAATACCAAATCGAAATACCGGTTATGCCACTAAATGGGGATTTTTATATACGATATTCAATAAATGCCTATAATTCACAGGAGGATTTAGACAGGCTTTATGAAGTCTTACAAGAAATCATAGAAACAACCAATTTAGTAAAAACTTAA
- a CDS encoding DUF2059 domain-containing protein, which produces MKKLVVTFAFVLATQIGFAQDAAFKNDVKKVIEMTGASAQIDVAKKQILGMIPEAKQAAFLKDFDATMPSYFDKVADVYMKEYTHAEIKEMIKFYETPLGKKITSKAGVLTEKTMEAAQAWGVELQSIMMKYMQ; this is translated from the coding sequence ATGAAAAAGTTAGTAGTAACATTTGCATTTGTATTGGCAACTCAAATTGGGTTTGCACAAGATGCAGCTTTTAAAAATGATGTAAAAAAAGTTATTGAGATGACAGGCGCATCTGCTCAGATTGATGTGGCAAAAAAACAAATCCTGGGAATGATTCCTGAAGCAAAACAGGCAGCATTCTTAAAAGATTTTGATGCAACAATGCCATCTTATTTTGATAAAGTTGCTGATGTTTATATGAAAGAATATACACATGCAGAGATTAAAGAAATGATTAAATTCTATGAAACTCCACTAGGAAAAAAAATAACTTCCAAAGCAGGAGTCCTGACTGAAAAAACTATGGAAGCGGCTCAGGCCTGGGGTGTAGAATTGCAAAGCATCATGATGAAATACATGCAGTAA
- a CDS encoding energy transducer TonB has protein sequence MDNWVKQVFILLVLLFLSSDVRSQELLMDTEDVYGAEISQYPEFPGGMEEFFNFFNKEFKAQNSKTESKNLVSFNVEPDGSIKKIKLLQFSDIETGEEIIRVLKMSPKWKPAMKNGKAISVEMKIPIVFTSHR, from the coding sequence ATGGATAATTGGGTAAAACAAGTATTTATTCTTTTAGTTTTATTATTTTTATCATCTGATGTCCGTTCACAGGAATTATTAATGGATACGGAAGATGTATACGGAGCGGAAATTTCACAATATCCCGAATTTCCGGGAGGGATGGAAGAGTTTTTCAACTTCTTCAATAAAGAATTTAAAGCTCAGAATTCAAAAACAGAAAGTAAGAATCTGGTTTCGTTTAATGTAGAACCAGATGGGAGTATAAAAAAAATTAAGCTTTTGCAATTTTCAGATATCGAAACCGGAGAAGAAATCATAAGGGTGTTGAAAATGTCACCCAAGTGGAAGCCGGCAATGAAAAACGGAAAAGCGATTAGTGTAGAGATGAAAATTCCAATCGTATTTACATCTCACAGATAA
- a CDS encoding 7-carboxy-7-deazaguanine synthase QueE: MLKKELQIAVEKGVMLPLMEEFYTIQGEGYHTGTAAYFIRVGGCDVGCHWCDVKESWNAELHPPTAIEAIVENAKKYANTVVVTGGEPLTWDMGPLTQKLKEKDLKVHIETSGAYPLSGTWDWITLSPKKNKLPTQTVYDNASELKVIVHNKHDFIFAEEQAEKVNKDAILFLQPEWSKKEAMTPLIVDYVMNNPKWRVSLQTHKYLNIP, from the coding sequence ATGTTGAAGAAAGAATTACAAATCGCTGTTGAAAAAGGGGTAATGCTTCCTTTGATGGAAGAATTTTATACCATTCAGGGCGAAGGATATCACACAGGAACGGCAGCTTATTTTATCCGTGTTGGCGGATGTGATGTAGGATGTCATTGGTGTGATGTTAAGGAAAGCTGGAATGCAGAATTGCACCCGCCAACAGCAATTGAAGCAATAGTAGAGAACGCAAAAAAATATGCAAATACTGTTGTCGTGACAGGTGGCGAACCCCTGACCTGGGATATGGGACCGTTGACACAAAAACTGAAAGAAAAAGATTTAAAAGTACATATTGAAACTTCGGGAGCCTATCCGCTTTCCGGAACCTGGGATTGGATTACGCTTTCTCCCAAAAAAAATAAACTCCCTACCCAAACAGTCTATGACAATGCAAGCGAATTAAAAGTAATTGTCCACAACAAACACGATTTTATTTTTGCAGAGGAACAGGCAGAAAAGGTTAATAAAGATGCCATACTGTTTCTACAGCCGGAATGGAGCAAGAAAGAAGCAATGACACCTTTGATTGTTGACTATGTAATGAATAATCCAAAATGGAGAGTGTCGCTTCAAACGCATAAATATTTGAATATTCCTTAG
- a CDS encoding tetratricopeptide repeat protein: MKKIKFISLSLLFFGTAVFAQDLEQAKKAIDAEQYQKAKTILKSLIASSPDKGKNYFHLGEVYLALDNADSAKIYFDKGIVAKDNGNFNYIGLGEISLDNGNVSEAEANFNKAIANLKKKDVEEFLYIGRAYINSEKHDYKKAITSLKKAIAVDPKYAQAFLSLGDAQFGDADVNSAYSSYRTAYDLDNSLLRAKMQLGVITKNAKAFPEAIAAFNEVIKLNANYGPVYRELAETYYFWSTSDTSKRAEYIKKALEYYEKYMSLTDYSLDSRMRHADFLILAKDYEALQKEAQAMQQLDKVNPRIYRYLGYAAYENKNYDESIKALNDFLAKVDPKRISARDYLFLAKAKLGKAISAEGAITDKAQFDSAMADLTKATDIDPAIGSEFSDLGVSLYKQKLYLESTKVFEAATKAPNSKNALLDNFYLGNAVLFYVANDLKTDAERNKPEIQELLKKADTAYAAVVAGSPTTQDAHLNKAKINRFILGPEAKEAAVAAYQKYIEVVHAKGEAELAKENVKSGLIGAYSYIGSHYAISDKVKAREYFEKALALDPTSQYIKESLDVLKK; encoded by the coding sequence ATGAAAAAAATTAAGTTTATCAGTTTGTCGTTATTGTTTTTCGGAACTGCTGTTTTTGCTCAGGATTTAGAGCAGGCCAAAAAAGCAATCGACGCGGAACAATATCAAAAAGCCAAAACAATCCTTAAATCACTAATCGCATCTAGTCCTGATAAAGGGAAAAATTATTTTCATTTAGGAGAAGTTTACCTTGCTCTGGATAATGCAGATTCTGCAAAGATTTATTTTGACAAAGGAATCGTTGCCAAAGATAATGGCAATTTCAATTATATCGGCTTAGGAGAAATCAGTTTGGATAACGGAAACGTATCAGAAGCAGAAGCTAATTTCAATAAAGCAATCGCCAATTTGAAAAAGAAAGATGTGGAAGAATTTCTATACATAGGTAGAGCCTATATAAATTCTGAAAAGCATGATTATAAAAAAGCAATAACTTCTTTAAAGAAAGCAATTGCTGTTGACCCTAAATATGCACAGGCTTTCTTGAGTCTGGGCGATGCTCAATTTGGTGATGCTGATGTTAACAGTGCCTACAGTTCCTACAGAACTGCCTATGATTTGGATAATTCATTATTGCGTGCTAAAATGCAATTAGGTGTTATTACAAAAAATGCCAAGGCTTTCCCGGAAGCAATAGCAGCTTTTAACGAAGTAATCAAATTAAATGCAAACTATGGTCCTGTTTACCGTGAGTTAGCCGAGACCTATTATTTCTGGAGTACCAGCGACACGTCAAAACGTGCGGAATACATCAAAAAGGCATTAGAGTATTATGAAAAATACATGAGCCTTACGGATTATTCTCTTGACTCAAGAATGCGTCATGCTGACTTCCTGATTCTTGCTAAAGATTATGAAGCTTTGCAGAAAGAAGCGCAGGCAATGCAACAGCTGGATAAGGTAAACCCTAGAATCTACAGATATTTAGGTTATGCAGCTTATGAAAACAAAAACTATGATGAAAGTATCAAAGCATTGAATGACTTTCTGGCGAAAGTTGACCCAAAAAGAATCAGTGCAAGAGATTACCTTTTCCTGGCAAAAGCAAAATTAGGTAAAGCAATTTCTGCTGAAGGTGCTATCACAGATAAAGCTCAGTTTGACAGTGCAATGGCTGACTTAACAAAAGCAACTGACATTGACCCGGCTATTGGTTCTGAATTTAGTGATTTAGGAGTGTCATTATACAAGCAAAAACTATATCTGGAATCCACTAAAGTTTTTGAAGCGGCTACAAAAGCACCAAATTCTAAAAATGCGCTTCTTGACAATTTCTACCTTGGAAACGCAGTTTTGTTTTATGTGGCAAACGACTTGAAAACCGATGCAGAAAGAAACAAACCGGAAATACAGGAATTGCTTAAAAAAGCAGATACAGCCTATGCAGCTGTAGTTGCAGGTTCGCCAACAACTCAGGATGCACATCTGAACAAAGCAAAAATCAACAGATTTATTCTTGGTCCGGAAGCTAAAGAAGCTGCTGTTGCTGCGTACCAAAAATATATTGAAGTAGTACATGCGAAAGGCGAAGCAGAATTAGCCAAAGAAAACGTGAAATCAGGTTTGATTGGAGCTTATTCTTATATTGGTTCACACTACGCAATATCTGATAAGGTAAAAGCAAGAGAATATTTTGAAAAGGCTTTGGCGTTAGATCCAACCAGCCAATATATCAAAGAATCTCTGGACGTATTGAAAAAATAA
- a CDS encoding PstS family phosphate ABC transporter substrate-binding protein: MPKYLRFLFYSFGFIMTIFFIDSCADKKKKEDQTATFYVDETVMPMMDDQLAVFQSERTEKINLVPKTEGAILDLLKNDTTKLVVMSRVLSKSEEKRFTDKGIVPRITQIAIDGVALIANNKAKDSVIDLQNVIDFMNGKPVASIKGLVFDNANSSTIDFLSRKASVTKVDSKNIFALKSNNDVIKYISENEGYIGVIGVNWMTQPMPDMLNSTTNVKVLAVKNVKSEPNSSAYYKPSQTNLAEGLYPLTRKIYMLNYEGSVGLGMGFATFVAGDVGQRIVLKSGLAPVRLALREVKVRKDIENK, encoded by the coding sequence CTATTCTATTCTTTTGGATTTATAATGACAATTTTCTTTATTGATTCTTGTGCAGACAAGAAGAAAAAAGAAGATCAGACGGCTACGTTTTATGTTGATGAAACCGTCATGCCAATGATGGATGACCAGCTTGCCGTTTTTCAAAGTGAAAGAACAGAAAAGATAAATCTGGTTCCCAAAACAGAAGGAGCCATTCTTGACCTTTTAAAAAATGATACAACAAAGCTGGTAGTAATGTCAAGAGTTTTGTCAAAAAGCGAAGAGAAAAGATTTACAGATAAAGGCATTGTTCCGAGAATAACCCAAATTGCAATTGACGGTGTTGCTCTCATTGCCAATAATAAAGCAAAAGATTCGGTTATCGATTTGCAAAACGTTATCGATTTTATGAATGGAAAACCGGTTGCTTCTATCAAGGGGCTGGTTTTCGATAATGCCAACTCAAGCACTATTGACTTTCTAAGCAGGAAAGCGTCGGTGACTAAAGTAGATAGCAAAAATATCTTTGCTTTAAAATCAAATAATGATGTTATCAAATACATCAGTGAAAATGAAGGCTATATTGGTGTTATTGGGGTGAATTGGATGACACAGCCTATGCCGGACATGTTGAATTCCACAACCAATGTTAAGGTTTTGGCAGTCAAAAATGTTAAAAGTGAACCTAATTCATCAGCCTATTACAAACCTAGTCAAACCAATCTGGCAGAGGGATTATATCCTCTGACACGCAAAATCTATATGTTAAATTATGAAGGTTCTGTTGGTTTGGGTATGGGTTTTGCAACTTTTGTAGCAGGAGACGTAGGACAGAGGATCGTTTTAAAATCCGGACTGGCTCCTGTCAGGCTGGCTTTACGGGAAGTAAAAGTTAGAAAAGACATCGAAAATAAATAA